Proteins encoded within one genomic window of Companilactobacillus zhachilii:
- a CDS encoding type Z 30S ribosomal protein S14: MAKKSQIVRNHRPAKFSSQAYTRCERCGRPHSVYRKFKLCRLCLRQLAHEGQIPGMKKASW; the protein is encoded by the coding sequence TTGGCTAAGAAATCACAAATCGTACGTAATCATAGACCCGCAAAGTTCTCTTCACAAGCTTATACACGTTGCGAACGCTGTGGACGTCCACATTCTGTATATCGTAAGTTCAAGCTTTGCCGACTTTGCCTTCGTCAATTGGCTCATGAAGGTCAAATCCCTGGTATGAAAAAAGCTAGCTGGTAA
- the rplE gene encoding 50S ribosomal protein L5 has translation MVNALKEKYVSEITPSMMKKFNYSSIMETPKVEKIVLNMGVGDAIANSKNLDEAVEELGLISGQKPLITKAKKSIAGFRLREGMSIGAKVTLRGDRMYDFLDKLINIALPRVRDFRGVSTRSFDGRGNYTLGVKEQLVFPEIDYDKVNKIRGLDIVIVTTANTDEESRELLTQIGMPFTK, from the coding sequence ATGGTTAACGCATTAAAAGAAAAGTACGTTAGCGAAATCACACCATCAATGATGAAGAAGTTCAACTATTCATCAATCATGGAAACACCTAAAGTTGAAAAGATCGTTTTGAACATGGGTGTTGGTGACGCAATTGCTAACTCAAAGAATCTTGACGAAGCTGTTGAAGAATTAGGTTTGATTTCAGGTCAAAAACCTTTGATCACAAAAGCTAAGAAATCAATCGCTGGTTTCAGACTTCGTGAAGGTATGTCAATCGGTGCTAAGGTTACACTTCGTGGCGACCGTATGTATGACTTCCTTGACAAACTAATCAACATTGCTTTACCACGTGTTCGTGACTTCCGTGGTGTATCAACACGTTCATTCGATGGCCGTGGTAACTACACACTAGGTGTTAAAGAACAATTGGTTTTCCCAGAAATTGACTACGATAAGGTTAACAAAATTCGTGGATTGGACATCGTTATTGTTACAACTGCTAACACCGATGAAGAATCACGTGAACTATTAACTCAAATCGGTATGCCATTCACAAAATAA
- the rplX gene encoding 50S ribosomal protein L24: protein MFVKTGDNVKVIAGDAKGKTGVVKKAMPAVNKVIVEGVNVVKKHSKATSAQPQGGIVDVERPISATNVKVVSKTDKEDK, encoded by the coding sequence GTGTTTGTAAAAACTGGAGACAATGTCAAAGTTATTGCTGGTGACGCTAAAGGCAAAACTGGTGTAGTTAAAAAAGCTATGCCTGCTGTCAACAAAGTTATCGTCGAAGGCGTTAACGTCGTAAAGAAACATTCAAAGGCAACCAGCGCTCAACCCCAAGGTGGAATTGTTGACGTTGAAAGACCTATTAGTGCAACTAACGTTAAAGTTGTAAGTAAGACTGATAAAGAAGATAAATAA
- the rplN gene encoding 50S ribosomal protein L14, with the protein MIQQESRLKVADNSGAREILTIKVLGGSNRKTANIGDIIVATVKQATPGGVVKKGDVVKAVIVRTVSGAHRTDGSYIRFDENAAVIINADKTPRGTRIFGPVARELRDNDFMKIVSLAPEVL; encoded by the coding sequence GTGATTCAACAAGAAAGTCGTCTAAAAGTTGCAGATAATTCTGGAGCTCGTGAAATTCTAACAATTAAAGTTCTTGGTGGTTCAAACCGCAAGACAGCTAATATCGGTGATATTATCGTTGCTACTGTCAAACAAGCAACACCAGGTGGCGTTGTTAAAAAGGGTGACGTTGTTAAAGCTGTTATCGTAAGAACTGTATCAGGTGCTCACCGTACAGATGGTTCTTACATCAGATTTGATGAAAACGCCGCAGTTATTATTAATGCTGATAAAACACCTAGAGGAACACGTATCTTCGGACCCGTTGCTCGTGAACTACGTGATAACGATTTTATGAAGATCGTATCCCTAGCACCAGAAGTGCTATAA
- the rpsQ gene encoding 30S ribosomal protein S17: MSETQETRNRRKVYQGRVVSDKMDKTIVVVVETTKQHPVYGKRVRYSKKYYVQDDNNEAKVGDIVRIMETRPLSKTKRFRLLEIVEKAVTI; encoded by the coding sequence TTGAGCGAAACACAAGAAACTCGTAACCGTCGTAAAGTATATCAAGGACGCGTTGTTTCAGATAAGATGGATAAGACAATCGTTGTCGTTGTTGAAACTACAAAACAACATCCAGTTTATGGAAAACGTGTAAGATATTCTAAGAAATATTACGTTCAAGACGATAACAACGAAGCAAAAGTTGGCGATATTGTACGTATCATGGAAACTCGACCTTTGTCAAAGACAAAGCGCTTCCGTTTATTAGAAATCGTCGAAAAAGCAGTCACAATCTAG
- the rpmC gene encoding 50S ribosomal protein L29 produces the protein MKANEIKELTAAQLQDKVKEYKEELFNLRFQQATGQLENTARLKAVRKNIARLRTAQNQKNNEK, from the coding sequence ATGAAGGCTAATGAAATCAAAGAGCTAACTGCTGCTCAATTGCAAGACAAGGTTAAAGAATATAAAGAAGAACTATTCAACTTGCGTTTCCAACAAGCTACTGGCCAATTGGAAAACACAGCTCGTCTAAAGGCTGTAAGAAAGAATATCGCAAGATTAAGAACAGCTCAAAACCAAAAGAATAACGAAAAATAA